The following are from one region of the Trueperaceae bacterium genome:
- a CDS encoding acyclic terpene utilization AtuA family protein — MSSNPGPTLRFLCPNGHLGFAPLKVESFDIGVATRPDFILADSGSDDIGPVPLGTDTSTAPKEWQRHDLEKMLLAARKLGVPMIIGSAGDTGTNSRVDMYVQMIRDIAAQHGLAPFKLGYFYSEVNKADLRARMVGGERVTGLDGRGDLTLEELDATDRIVAVAGVHPYIELLNRGAQVIIGGRSSDAVIFAAPAIRAGYPQDLSYYLGKVLECASFNAEPYAGKESVIGEISHEDVKVTAMHPGQRCTVASVAGHAMYERSNPFYEYVAGGMLDMTDCHYEQYDERTTRVTGAKFVPTDKVRVKLEGSGKVGERYMGFAGVRDPYTIARIDEVIGWARRQVEERFGTPEEGGYELHYQVYGRDGVMGELEPLRDQPGHELGIMVFGVAPTAEMAEEVALTGTRQMFYARLPDVKGTAGGVAFPLDEVTRVSPAYRWTLNHTVAVDDPLELFDLHMTEVTSGEPVAAGGAR, encoded by the coding sequence ATGAGCAGCAACCCCGGACCAACGCTGAGGTTCCTCTGCCCCAACGGCCACCTTGGTTTCGCGCCGTTGAAGGTGGAGAGCTTCGACATCGGCGTCGCCACGCGCCCCGACTTCATCCTGGCCGACTCAGGGTCCGACGACATCGGGCCCGTGCCGCTCGGCACCGACACCTCCACGGCGCCCAAGGAGTGGCAACGCCACGACCTCGAGAAGATGCTGCTCGCCGCCCGCAAGCTCGGCGTGCCCATGATCATCGGCTCCGCCGGCGACACGGGCACCAACAGCCGCGTCGACATGTACGTGCAGATGATCCGCGACATCGCCGCCCAGCACGGCCTGGCGCCCTTCAAGCTCGGTTACTTCTACTCAGAGGTGAACAAGGCCGACCTGCGCGCGCGCATGGTGGGCGGCGAGCGCGTGACGGGCCTCGACGGCCGCGGCGACCTCACCCTGGAGGAGCTCGACGCCACCGACCGCATCGTGGCGGTGGCCGGCGTTCACCCGTACATCGAGCTGCTCAACCGGGGCGCCCAGGTGATCATCGGCGGCCGCAGCTCCGACGCGGTCATCTTCGCCGCGCCCGCCATCCGCGCCGGTTACCCGCAGGACCTCTCCTACTACCTGGGCAAGGTGCTCGAGTGCGCCTCCTTCAACGCCGAGCCGTACGCCGGCAAGGAGAGCGTAATCGGCGAGATCAGCCATGAGGACGTGAAGGTCACTGCCATGCACCCCGGGCAGCGCTGCACCGTCGCCTCGGTGGCCGGGCACGCCATGTACGAGCGCTCCAACCCCTTCTACGAGTACGTGGCGGGCGGCATGCTCGACATGACCGACTGCCACTACGAGCAGTACGACGAGCGCACCACCCGCGTGACCGGCGCCAAGTTCGTGCCCACCGACAAGGTGCGCGTGAAGCTCGAGGGTTCGGGCAAGGTGGGCGAGCGCTACATGGGCTTCGCCGGCGTGCGCGACCCCTACACCATCGCCCGCATCGACGAGGTGATCGGCTGGGCGCGCAGGCAGGTTGAGGAGAGGTTCGGGACGCCCGAGGAGGGCGGTTACGAGCTCCACTACCAGGTGTACGGCCGCGACGGGGTGATGGGTGAGCTCGAACCCTTACGCGACCAGCCCGGGCACGAGCTCGGCATCATGGTGTTCGGCGTGGCGCCCACGGCCGAGATGGCCGAGGAGGTGGCCCTCACCGGCACGCGCCAGATGTTCTACGCCCGCCTCCCCGACGTGAAGGGCACGGCCGGCGGCGTGGCGTTCCCCCTCGACGAGGTCACGCGCGTGAGCCCCGCCTACCGCTGGACCCTCAACCACACGGTGGCCGTGGACGACCCCCTCGAGCTGTTCGACCTGCACATGACCGAGGTGACGAGCGGCGAGCCGGTTGCCGCGGGAGGTGCGCGGTGA
- a CDS encoding DUF4387 domain-containing protein has translation MSTSKPLSELAKTVRSKNAGVDRITFDIIFRDRENYELVKDSGVLTRESVAKLYRIDQSRITDFVTYDPAFAIKFTILRTRPSGSAGDADIFGAQQYAPLLGVMVPVA, from the coding sequence GTGAGCACGAGCAAGCCCCTCTCCGAGCTGGCCAAGACCGTGCGCAGCAAGAACGCCGGCGTGGACCGGATCACCTTCGACATCATCTTCCGCGACCGGGAGAACTACGAGCTCGTGAAGGATAGCGGGGTGCTGACCCGCGAGTCCGTGGCCAAGCTCTACCGCATCGACCAGAGCCGCATCACCGACTTCGTGACCTACGACCCCGCCTTCGCCATCAAGTTCACCATCCTGCGTACGCGCCCCAGCGGCTCGGCAGGCGACGCCGACATCTTCGGCGCCCAGCAGTACGCTCCCCTCCTGGGCGTGATGGTGCCCGTAGCCTGA